Proteins encoded within one genomic window of Etheostoma cragini isolate CJK2018 chromosome 21, CSU_Ecrag_1.0, whole genome shotgun sequence:
- the LOC117937358 gene encoding zinc finger protein 664-like isoform X2, whose protein sequence is MSKVRMLRAFVNQRLTAAAEEIFELFERTIAEYEEELCRSKEENERERKRLDAVFNAHRADISKEKVPPEQQEWSSSLDQEDPEPPHIKEEQEELWTRREGEQVQGPEEAEMTKFLFTPVLVKSEDDEEEPQSLRLHQRQSERMKTESDGEDWRGQEPARYSDENRHPETDTVDKTKGSSEPETEDDDNWTETRGPQSGLSSSKNAVEKPFRCSECGRGFDKSGNLKRHMRTHTGERPFSCSVCKKSFAQTGNLQKHMRIHTGEKPFDCSVCGKTFSTKAQLTQHTMTHTGEKPFSCSVCGKTFSQKSVLRLHINIHTGEKPFCCSVCGKGFYRKETLVRHARTHTEEILLNCS, encoded by the exons atgtctaaagtGCGAATGCTGAGAGCGTTTGTAAACCAGCGACTAACCGCGGCCGCTGAAGAGATATTTGAGCTGTTTGAAAGAACGATAGCAGAGTACGAAGAGGAGCTTTGTCGTTCAAAAGAGGAGAACGAGCGAGAACGGAAACGACTGGACGCTGTTTTCAACGCTCACAGAGCAG ACATAAGTAAAGAAAAGGTTCCCCCGGAGCAGCAGGAGTGGAGCTCCAGTCTGGACCAGGAAGACCCAGagcccccacacattaaagaggaacaggaggaactcTGGAccagaagagagggagagcaggttCAAGGGCCAGAGGAGGCTGAAATGACCAAGTTCCTATTCACTCCTGTTcttgtgaagagtgaagatgacgAAGAGGAACCTCAGTCATTGCGGCTTCATCAAAGACAAAGTGAACGAATGAAAACAGAATCTGACGGAGAGGACTGGAGAGGACAAGAACCAGCGAGGTACTCAGATGAAAACAGACATCCAGAGACTGATACTGTTGACAAGACCAAAGGATCGTCTGAACCTGAGACTGAGGACGATGATAATTGGACGGAGACCAGAGGACCTCAATCAGGTTTAAGCTCTTCGAAAAATGCTGTTGAGAAACCATTTCGCTGCTCCGAGTGTGGAAGAGGATTCGACAAAAGTGGAaatctgaagagacac ATGAGAACTCATACAGGAGAAagacctttcagctgctcagtctgtaagaaatcgTTTGCACAGACGGGgaatttacagaaacacatgagaatccacacaggagagaaacctttcgATTGCTCAGTTTGTGGCAAAACCTTCAGCACCAAGGCCCAACTGACTCAGCACACGATgacacacacaggagaaaaacctttcagctgctcagtgtgTGGCAAAACCTTCAGCCAGAAGTCGGTATTGCGGTTGcatattaatattcatacaggagagaaaccGTTTTGTTGCTCAGTTTGTGGTAAAGGATTCTATCGCAAGGAAACGCTGGTTCGTCATGCGAGAACCCACACAGAGGAGATATTGCTCAACTgcagctga
- the LOC117937358 gene encoding oocyte zinc finger protein XlCOF6.1-like isoform X1 has translation MSKVRMLRAFVNQRLTAAAEEIFELFERTIAEYEEELCRSKEENERERKRLDAVFNAHRADISKEKVPPEQQEWSSSLDQEDPEPPHIKEEQEELWTRREGEQVQGPEEAEMTKFLFTPVLVKSEDDEEEPQSLRLHQRQSERMKTESDGEDWRGQEPARYSDENRHPETDTVDKTKGSSEPETEDDDNWTETRGPQSGLSSSKNAVEKPFRCSECGRGFDKSGNLKRHMTSHTGEKPFNCSICGEGFGQKVQLTQHMAHHTGERPFSCSVCKKSFMQSGYIQRHMRMHTGEKPFSCSVCEKRYFRKEGLETHMRTHTGERPFSCSVCKKSFAQTGNLQKHMRIHTGEKPFDCSVCGKTFSTKAQLTQHTMTHTGEKPFSCSVCGKTFSQKSVLRLHINIHTGEKPFCCSVCGKGFYRKETLVRHARTHTEEILLNCS, from the exons atgtctaaagtGCGAATGCTGAGAGCGTTTGTAAACCAGCGACTAACCGCGGCCGCTGAAGAGATATTTGAGCTGTTTGAAAGAACGATAGCAGAGTACGAAGAGGAGCTTTGTCGTTCAAAAGAGGAGAACGAGCGAGAACGGAAACGACTGGACGCTGTTTTCAACGCTCACAGAGCAG ACATAAGTAAAGAAAAGGTTCCCCCGGAGCAGCAGGAGTGGAGCTCCAGTCTGGACCAGGAAGACCCAGagcccccacacattaaagaggaacaggaggaactcTGGAccagaagagagggagagcaggttCAAGGGCCAGAGGAGGCTGAAATGACCAAGTTCCTATTCACTCCTGTTcttgtgaagagtgaagatgacgAAGAGGAACCTCAGTCATTGCGGCTTCATCAAAGACAAAGTGAACGAATGAAAACAGAATCTGACGGAGAGGACTGGAGAGGACAAGAACCAGCGAGGTACTCAGATGAAAACAGACATCCAGAGACTGATACTGTTGACAAGACCAAAGGATCGTCTGAACCTGAGACTGAGGACGATGATAATTGGACGGAGACCAGAGGACCTCAATCAGGTTTAAGCTCTTCGAAAAATGCTGTTGAGAAACCATTTCGCTGCTCCGAGTGTGGAAGAGGATTCGACAAAAGTGGAaatctgaagagacacatgacaTCGCATACAGGCGAAAAACCTTTCAACTGCTCAATTTGTGGTGAAGGGTTTGGACAGAAGGTCCAGCTGACACAACACATGGCACATCACACCGGAGAAagacctttcagctgctcagtctgtaagaaatcttttatGCAGAGTGGATATATACAGCGACACATGAGGATGCACACcggagagaaacctttcagctgctcagtttgtGAGAAAAGATATTTTCGCAAGGAAGGCCTGGAGACACACATGAGAACTCATACAGGAGAAagacctttcagctgctcagtctgtaagaaatcgTTTGCACAGACGGGgaatttacagaaacacatgagaatccacacaggagagaaacctttcgATTGCTCAGTTTGTGGCAAAACCTTCAGCACCAAGGCCCAACTGACTCAGCACACGATgacacacacaggagaaaaacctttcagctgctcagtgtgTGGCAAAACCTTCAGCCAGAAGTCGGTATTGCGGTTGcatattaatattcatacaggagagaaaccGTTTTGTTGCTCAGTTTGTGGTAAAGGATTCTATCGCAAGGAAACGCTGGTTCGTCATGCGAGAACCCACACAGAGGAGATATTGCTCAACTgcagctga